Proteins found in one Capra hircus breed San Clemente chromosome 20, ASM170441v1, whole genome shotgun sequence genomic segment:
- the TMEM267 gene encoding transmembrane protein C5orf28 homolog, whose translation MASETEKTHALLQSCSTESLLSSLGLGLFCTVADRLLQFPIIQQNAWLRALSDNSVHCVIGMWSWAIVIGIRKKTDFGEIILAGFLASFIDIDHFLLSGSMSLKAALSLPRRPFLHCSTVIPTVVLTLKFTMHFFKLKDSWCFLPWMLFISWTSHHIRDGIRHGLWICPFGKTSPLPFWLYVIITSSLPHICSFVMYFTGTRQMMSSKHGIHIDV comes from the exons ATGGCATCAGAGACTGAGAAGACTCATGCTCTACTCCAGTCGTGCAGCACTGAATCTCTTCTTTCCAGCCTTGGTCTGGGCTTATTCTGCACAGTAGCTGACAGACTTCTTCAGTTTCCCATAATTCAACAAAATGCCTGGCTTCGTGCACTTTCAGATAATTCAGTACACTGCGTGATTGGCATGTGGTCATGGGCAATAGTCATTGGAATCAGGAAGAAGACTGACTTTGGAGAAATCATTTTAGCTGGATTTTTAGCCTCTTTTATTGATATAGACCACTTTTTGCTATCTGGATCCATGTCTTTAAAG GCTGCTCTGAGTCTTCCACGACGCCCTTTCCTTCACTGTTCTACCGTGATACCCACTGTGGTTCTGACCCTAAAGTTTACAATGCACTTCTTCAAGCTCAAAGACTCATGGTGCTTTCTTCCCTGGATGTTATTTATATCCTGGACCTCACACCACATCCGAGATGGAATTCGCCATGGCTTGTGGATATGCCCATTTGGAAAAACTTCTCCTTTGCCATTTTGGCTTTATGTGATAATCACATCATCTCTACCTCACATCTGTTCATTCGTTATGTATTTCACAGGGACCAGACAAATGATGTCTTCAAAACATGGAATTCATATTGATGTGTGA